The following proteins come from a genomic window of Vallitaleaceae bacterium 9-2:
- a CDS encoding ribosomal L7Ae/L30e/S12e/Gadd45 family protein, with the protein MHFQHVFQHVNALMKGMMNVHDTMNGPLVVGTKQTLKALEDQDVLTLYIANDADKDIKQQAIQLANSRKVPIVYYDTMEELGKACKIRVGTATAALIKQS; encoded by the coding sequence GTGCATTTTCAACATGTTTTTCAGCATGTCAATGCACTTATGAAAGGAATGATGAATGTGCACGATACCATGAATGGTCCGCTGGTTGTTGGGACCAAGCAAACGTTGAAAGCCCTTGAAGATCAAGACGTTTTGACACTTTATATTGCTAATGATGCAGATAAAGATATCAAACAACAGGCGATTCAACTTGCAAATTCACGAAAAGTTCCTATTGTATATTATGATACGATGGAAGAACTTGGGAAAGCTTGTAAAATACGAGTTGGAACAGCGACTGCTGCACTAATTAAACAATCATAA
- the rplD gene encoding 50S ribosomal protein L4 encodes MAKVAVYNMQGQQVEELELNDAVFGVDVNKNLLHRAVVTQLANKRQGTQSSLTRAEVRGGGAKPWRQKGTGRARQGSIRSPQWKGGGVVFAPKPRDYSKKMNKKERRIALKSALSAKVMDQKFIVVDELKLDEVKTKNMVNVLENLKAQKALIVLNNDEKNVVLSARNIPTVKTATTNTINVYDLLKYDVCVVTKDAVATIEEVYA; translated from the coding sequence ATGGCTAAAGTTGCTGTTTATAATATGCAAGGACAACAAGTGGAAGAACTTGAATTAAATGATGCAGTGTTTGGCGTAGATGTCAATAAGAATTTATTACATAGAGCTGTCGTAACACAACTTGCGAACAAGCGTCAAGGGACACAAAGTTCATTGACAAGAGCAGAAGTAAGAGGTGGCGGAGCTAAACCATGGAGACAAAAAGGAACAGGTCGTGCGCGACAAGGTTCAATTCGTTCTCCACAATGGAAAGGCGGCGGTGTTGTATTCGCACCAAAACCACGTGATTACTCAAAGAAAATGAATAAAAAAGAGCGTAGAATTGCATTGAAATCTGCGTTATCTGCAAAAGTAATGGATCAAAAATTTATTGTTGTTGATGAGTTAAAGCTTGATGAAGTTAAGACAAAAAATATGGTTAACGTATTAGAGAATCTTAAAGCTCAAAAAGCCCTTATCGTACTTAACAATGATGAAAAAAATGTAGTTTTATCAGCGAGAAACATTCCTACTGTAAAAACGGCTACAACAAATACAATTAATGTATATGACTTGTTAAAATATGATGTATGTGTTGTGACGAAAGATGCAGTGGCAACAATCGAGGAGGTGTACGCATAA
- the rpsL gene encoding 30S ribosomal protein S12: MPTFNQLVRKGRATSEKKSNSPAFQKGFNSLKKKTTDISAPQKRGVCTAVKTATPKKPNSALRKIARVRLTNGIEVTGYIPGEGHNLQEHSVVLLRGGRVKDLPGTRYHIVRGTLDTAGVADRKQSRSKYGAKRPKK; the protein is encoded by the coding sequence ATGCCAACTTTTAACCAGTTAGTTAGAAAAGGTAGAGCTACGTCAGAGAAAAAGTCAAACTCCCCAGCTTTTCAAAAAGGGTTTAACTCTCTAAAAAAGAAGACTACAGATATTTCGGCGCCACAAAAGCGTGGAGTATGTACAGCAGTAAAAACAGCGACACCTAAAAAACCTAACTCAGCGCTTCGAAAGATTGCCAGAGTACGTCTTACAAACGGAATAGAAGTAACAGGATATATTCCGGGAGAAGGTCACAACTTACAAGAACATAGTGTTGTTCTTTTAAGAGGTGGTAGAGTAAAAGACTTACCAGGTACACGATACCACATTGTCAGAGGAACTCTTGACACAGCAGGTGTTGCAGACCGTAAACAATCTCGTTCTAAGTATGGAGCGAAGCGACCAAAGAAATAG
- the rplC gene encoding 50S ribosomal protein L3, with protein MNKAIIAKKIGMTQIFAEDGSLVPVTVLQAGPCTVTQVKTVENDGYSAVQVGFMDKKEKHTTQPEQGHFNKAGVTFKRFVKEFRLENSEEYAVGQEISADIFAAGDTIDVSGTSKGKGYQGAIKRHNQSRGPMAHGSKYHRSAGSMGNASYPGRVFKGKKLAGHMGSEAVTIQNLEIVRVDADKNLILVKGAVPGPKKSIVTLRDAVKA; from the coding sequence ATGAATAAAGCAATAATTGCTAAGAAAATCGGTATGACGCAAATATTTGCGGAAGACGGTTCATTAGTGCCTGTAACAGTGCTTCAAGCAGGCCCATGTACAGTAACTCAAGTTAAAACAGTTGAAAATGATGGTTACAGTGCAGTTCAAGTAGGATTTATGGACAAAAAAGAAAAGCACACAACACAACCGGAACAAGGACACTTCAATAAAGCAGGCGTTACATTTAAACGTTTTGTAAAAGAATTCCGTTTAGAAAACTCAGAAGAATATGCTGTAGGACAAGAGATTTCAGCAGATATCTTCGCTGCCGGAGATACAATTGATGTATCTGGTACATCAAAAGGTAAAGGATACCAAGGTGCGATTAAGCGTCACAATCAATCAAGAGGCCCTATGGCTCATGGTTCCAAGTATCATAGATCAGCAGGTTCTATGGGTAATGCATCTTATCCGGGACGTGTATTTAAAGGTAAGAAACTAGCAGGACATATGGGATCTGAAGCGGTTACAATTCAAAACTTGGAAATAGTTAGAGTTGACGCAGATAAAAACCTTATTCTTGTTAAAGGCGCGGTACCAGGCCCTAAAAAATCTATCGTTACATTGAGAGATGCCGTTAAGGCCTAA
- the rpsJ gene encoding 30S ribosomal protein S10 — MATQKMRISLKAYDHQLIDQSSQKIIETAKKTGAKVSGPIPLPTKKEVVTILRAVHKYKDSREQFERRTHKRLIDINLPTAKTVDALMRLELPAGVDIKVDVK; from the coding sequence ATGGCAACACAAAAAATGCGAATCAGCTTAAAGGCATACGATCACCAATTAATTGATCAATCATCACAAAAGATTATTGAAACAGCTAAAAAAACTGGAGCTAAGGTTAGCGGACCAATTCCACTACCTACAAAGAAGGAAGTAGTAACAATTCTTCGAGCTGTACATAAGTACAAAGATTCCAGAGAGCAATTCGAAAGAAGAACTCACAAAAGATTAATCGATATCAACTTGCCAACAGCAAAAACGGTTGACGCGTTAATGCGTTTAGAGTTACCAGCTGGTGTGGATATCAAAGTAGATGTAAAATAA
- the rpsC gene encoding 30S ribosomal protein S3: protein MGQKVNPHGLRVGVIKDWDSKWYAEKDYADFLVEDYEIRKFLKKKLYQAGVSRIEIERASERLKIDIHTAKPGIVIGKGGSAIDALRKEVQEMTASKVIINIQEVKRPEKDSQLVSENVALQLENRVAFRRAMKQVMGRALKSGAKGIKVTCSGRLGGAEMARVESYSEGTIPLQTLRADIDYGFAEANTTYGKIGVKVWIYHGEVLPAKASKEGRNA from the coding sequence ATGGGTCAAAAAGTTAATCCTCACGGTTTACGTGTCGGCGTTATCAAAGACTGGGATTCAAAATGGTACGCTGAGAAGGACTATGCAGATTTCTTAGTTGAAGATTATGAAATAAGAAAATTCTTGAAAAAAAAGCTTTATCAAGCGGGAGTTTCAAGAATTGAAATAGAAAGAGCTTCAGAACGATTGAAGATCGATATTCACACAGCTAAACCAGGTATCGTAATTGGTAAAGGTGGTTCAGCAATTGATGCACTACGTAAAGAAGTGCAAGAAATGACAGCAAGCAAAGTTATCATCAATATTCAAGAAGTAAAACGTCCAGAAAAAGATTCTCAATTAGTTTCTGAAAACGTTGCATTACAACTTGAAAATCGTGTAGCTTTCAGACGTGCTATGAAGCAAGTTATGGGACGTGCATTAAAATCTGGAGCGAAAGGTATCAAAGTGACTTGTTCAGGTCGTTTAGGCGGAGCTGAGATGGCAAGAGTTGAAAGTTACAGTGAAGGTACAATTCCACTTCAAACTTTAAGAGCTGACATTGATTATGGATTTGCAGAAGCAAATACAACATATGGAAAAATCGGTGTTAAAGTTTGGATTTATCATGGTGAAGTTCTTCCAGCAAAAGCTAGTAAAGAAGGGAGAAATGCGTAA
- the rplW gene encoding 50S ribosomal protein L23 encodes MANLSYYDVLLKPVITEKSMEAMGEKKYTFKVHPEATKVQIREAVEKMFKGTKVLKVNTMNQGGKKKRRGTTVGKTAKVKKAIVTLTEESEEIEFFDGM; translated from the coding sequence ATGGCAAACCTTTCTTACTATGACGTGCTGCTTAAACCTGTAATTACAGAAAAAAGTATGGAAGCTATGGGCGAAAAGAAATATACTTTCAAAGTTCATCCAGAAGCGACTAAAGTACAAATACGAGAAGCAGTTGAAAAAATGTTCAAAGGAACAAAAGTATTAAAAGTTAACACTATGAACCAAGGCGGAAAGAAAAAACGTCGTGGAACAACAGTGGGTAAAACAGCTAAAGTTAAAAAAGCAATTGTGACTTTAACAGAAGAGAGCGAAGAAATCGAATTCTTTGATGGAATGTAA
- the rpsS gene encoding 30S ribosomal protein S19 → MARSLKKGPFADDHLLKKVREANESGNKQVIKTWSRRSTIFPEMVGHTIAVHDGRKHVPVYISEDMVGHKLGEFVLTRTYKGHGKDEKKTKR, encoded by the coding sequence ATGGCACGTTCATTGAAAAAAGGACCTTTCGCTGATGATCACTTACTAAAAAAAGTAAGAGAAGCAAACGAAAGTGGAAATAAACAAGTAATTAAAACTTGGTCAAGACGTTCTACGATCTTCCCTGAAATGGTTGGACATACAATCGCTGTTCATGACGGCAGAAAACATGTTCCGGTATATATTAGTGAAGACATGGTTGGACATAAACTTGGTGAATTCGTTTTAACACGTACCTACAAAGGTCACGGAAAAGACGAAAAGAAAACAAAACGATAA
- the fusA gene encoding elongation factor G yields the protein MAGREFALSDTRNIGIMAHIDAGKTTLTERILFYSGKTHKLGETHEGGAQMDWMEQEQERGITITSAATTCSWLDNRVNIIDTPGHVDFTVEVERSLRVLDSAVGVFCAKGGVEPQSETVWRQADKYRVPRMAFVNKMDRSGADFFNVVEMMRERLGANAIPVQVPIGSEEDFKGMVDLFKMKAYVYNDDLGNDIDELDIPSELEDIATEYREAMVEAICDTDEDLMMMYLEGEEIPMEDLKKAMRKAVCNVQIIPVFCGSAYKNRGVQKLLDAVVEFAPSPLDVPAIKGTLVDSEEEVERHSSDEEPFSALAFKIMTDPFVGKLAFFRVYSGVTNAGSYVYNSTKQKKERLGRILQMHANKREEIDKVYAGDIAAAVGLKFTTTGDTLCDEKDQVILESMVFPEPVISVAIEPKTKAGQEKMGIALSKLAEEDPTFKTYTDEETGQTIISGMGELHLEIIVDRLLREFKVEANVGAPQVAYKETITKEVEIDSKFARQSGGRGQYGHCKVRFSPMDVNGDNSYEFVNSIVGGAIPREYIPAVDNGIKEAMQAGALAGYEVVGIKAECYDGSYHDVDSSEMAFKIAGSMAFKDAMRKGDAQLLEPIFKVVVTVPEEYMGDVIGDINSRRGQMEGMEARSGAQVINAYVPLSEMFGYATDLRSKSQGRGTYSMEFHHYEPLPRSIQEKVISKQGE from the coding sequence TTGGCAGGAAGAGAATTTGCGTTAAGTGATACCAGAAATATAGGTATCATGGCTCATATTGATGCCGGTAAAACAACTCTAACAGAACGTATTTTATTTTATTCAGGAAAGACGCATAAACTTGGAGAAACACATGAAGGTGGAGCGCAGATGGACTGGATGGAACAAGAGCAGGAAAGAGGTATCACCATTACTTCTGCTGCAACGACATGTTCATGGTTAGATAATCGCGTCAATATTATAGATACACCAGGTCACGTTGACTTCACAGTTGAGGTTGAGCGTTCCTTACGTGTACTTGACAGTGCTGTAGGTGTTTTCTGTGCAAAAGGTGGTGTTGAGCCACAATCAGAAACAGTATGGCGTCAAGCTGATAAGTACAGAGTACCACGTATGGCATTTGTTAACAAAATGGACCGTAGCGGTGCGGATTTCTTCAATGTAGTTGAAATGATGCGCGAACGCCTAGGTGCAAATGCAATACCAGTTCAAGTTCCAATTGGATCCGAAGAAGATTTCAAAGGAATGGTCGACTTATTCAAGATGAAAGCATATGTATACAATGATGACTTAGGAAATGACATCGATGAGTTAGACATTCCAAGTGAACTTGAAGATATTGCTACAGAATATAGAGAAGCTATGGTTGAAGCTATTTGTGATACAGACGAAGATCTTATGATGATGTATCTTGAAGGGGAAGAAATTCCTATGGAAGATTTGAAAAAAGCTATGCGTAAAGCAGTATGCAACGTTCAAATCATCCCAGTTTTTTGTGGTTCAGCTTACAAAAACAGAGGAGTACAAAAACTTCTTGATGCAGTTGTAGAATTTGCGCCATCACCACTTGATGTACCAGCAATCAAAGGTACTTTAGTTGATAGCGAAGAAGAAGTGGAAAGACATTCATCGGATGAAGAACCTTTCTCAGCACTAGCATTCAAAATTATGACAGACCCATTTGTAGGTAAGTTAGCCTTTTTCAGAGTTTATTCTGGAGTAACAAATGCAGGATCTTATGTATATAACTCAACAAAACAAAAGAAAGAACGTTTAGGACGTATACTTCAAATGCATGCGAACAAACGTGAAGAGATTGACAAGGTGTATGCAGGAGATATCGCAGCAGCTGTTGGTCTTAAATTTACAACAACAGGTGATACACTATGTGACGAAAAAGATCAAGTTATCCTTGAGTCCATGGTATTCCCTGAGCCGGTTATCTCGGTTGCAATTGAGCCAAAAACAAAAGCTGGTCAAGAAAAAATGGGTATCGCATTATCTAAGCTTGCAGAAGAAGACCCAACATTCAAGACATATACAGATGAAGAAACTGGACAAACAATCATCTCAGGTATGGGTGAACTTCACCTTGAGATTATCGTTGATCGTTTGTTAAGAGAATTCAAAGTAGAAGCGAATGTTGGAGCGCCTCAAGTTGCATATAAAGAGACGATTACCAAAGAAGTTGAAATCGACAGTAAGTTTGCTCGCCAATCTGGTGGACGTGGACAATATGGTCACTGTAAAGTACGTTTCAGCCCGATGGATGTTAACGGCGATAATAGTTATGAATTTGTTAACTCAATTGTTGGTGGTGCGATTCCTCGTGAATACATTCCTGCAGTTGATAATGGTATTAAAGAAGCAATGCAAGCAGGTGCGTTAGCTGGATACGAAGTTGTTGGTATTAAAGCTGAATGTTATGATGGTTCATATCATGATGTTGACTCCTCGGAGATGGCGTTTAAAATTGCTGGTTCTATGGCGTTTAAAGATGCGATGCGAAAAGGTGATGCACAATTACTTGAACCGATATTCAAAGTTGTTGTAACTGTTCCGGAAGAATACATGGGTGACGTTATTGGTGACATTAACTCACGACGTGGACAAATGGAAGGAATGGAAGCACGAAGTGGCGCTCAAGTTATCAATGCTTATGTACCATTATCTGAAATGTTTGGATATGCAACGGACTTACGTTCAAAATCACAAGGTCGTGGAACATACTCAATGGAATTCCATCATTATGAGCCACTACCAAGAAGTATTCAAGAAAAGGTTATCAGCAAGCAAGGAGAATAA
- the rpsG gene encoding 30S ribosomal protein S7 translates to MPRKGHIAKREVLADPIYKDKVVTKLINNIMLDGKRGTAQRIVYGAFEKVAEKTGKDAIDVFYEALNNIMPVLEVKARRVGGATYQVPIEVRPDRKQALGLRWLALYTRKRGEKTMVDRLAAELIDASNNTGASVKKKEDVHKMADANKAFASYRW, encoded by the coding sequence GTGCCACGTAAAGGTCATATTGCGAAAAGAGAAGTTTTAGCAGATCCAATCTACAAGGATAAAGTGGTTACAAAGTTAATCAACAATATCATGTTAGATGGTAAAAGAGGAACAGCTCAAAGAATCGTATACGGTGCTTTTGAAAAAGTAGCGGAAAAAACAGGTAAAGATGCAATTGATGTTTTCTATGAAGCATTAAACAATATCATGCCAGTTCTTGAAGTTAAAGCACGTCGTGTAGGTGGAGCAACATATCAAGTTCCGATTGAAGTACGACCAGACCGAAAGCAAGCTTTAGGTCTAAGATGGTTAGCATTGTATACTCGTAAAAGAGGAGAAAAGACAATGGTAGACCGTTTAGCAGCAGAACTTATCGATGCGTCCAATAATACAGGCGCTTCAGTTAAGAAAAAAGAAGACGTACACAAAATGGCGGATGCCAACAAAGCATTTGCAAGCTACAGATGGTAG
- a CDS encoding HAMP domain-containing methyl-accepting chemotaxis protein: MFKNLKLMRKYQSILLLLGIFFVVFMLLITRQINVVENEIEILNQEDVRVQELKDIQKLYLHGDSLVSEYISLVIPETITEYETVIASIKTDVTELMNNSEDEEEKQAYASILEKTDHLTVLFNEEIIYGTDRGLKSRYVIGKNNYIDTNKAILTTLDLIIDEYNQSKITANTNLTSSLQTTQVVFLILLIIVGVVSYVLVYLLTRNISKRLKQLVETNNEINNKNLRVNRVSEDCKDEIGLLAASSNTMVDTLNEIISEMHSVAKNLEQQGENVKTSTNEAKSASGYIHTTMDELSLAMNNQADVLYQIVENINTLKDEIVSTNNESRKLSKASEALSDLSTTGNELMDDSIISMKKIDEVVNNAVNMMKQLEIHASGITSLTDVINNISAQTNLLSLNASIEAARAGEAGKGFGVVAGEIGTLATQVNKSALDIEEIIKKVQLETQKVTAALSEGYKEVENGMVQINQSADTFVRIHEEAVRVEKRAVAIDKNLDEIETNSTNVAQAIDQISSIAEETSASIEQTLSGVKEQDELLGKILDESKKMHAISGKLNDNIRDFQI; this comes from the coding sequence ATGTTTAAAAATTTGAAATTAATGCGAAAATATCAATCAATTCTTTTGTTATTAGGCATTTTCTTTGTTGTATTTATGTTACTTATAACCAGACAAATTAACGTCGTAGAAAATGAAATAGAAATATTAAATCAAGAAGATGTTCGAGTACAGGAATTAAAAGATATTCAAAAATTGTATCTACATGGAGATAGCTTAGTTTCAGAATATATTTCTTTAGTGATACCAGAGACTATTACAGAGTATGAAACTGTGATTGCGTCGATTAAGACAGATGTAACAGAACTTATGAATAATAGTGAAGATGAAGAAGAAAAGCAAGCCTATGCATCAATACTTGAAAAAACAGATCATCTTACCGTTCTTTTTAATGAAGAGATTATCTATGGTACAGACAGAGGTTTAAAAAGTCGATATGTCATAGGAAAAAATAATTATATTGACACAAATAAAGCAATATTAACAACCTTAGACTTAATTATTGATGAATATAATCAATCAAAAATAACGGCAAACACAAACCTCACAAGTAGCTTACAAACAACACAAGTTGTATTTTTGATATTATTAATTATTGTTGGAGTAGTAAGTTATGTACTTGTATATTTACTAACACGAAATATTAGTAAGCGCTTGAAGCAATTAGTAGAAACCAATAATGAAATTAATAATAAAAATCTTAGGGTTAATCGAGTTTCAGAAGATTGTAAAGATGAGATTGGTCTGTTGGCAGCGTCTTCAAATACGATGGTAGATACACTAAATGAAATCATAAGTGAGATGCACTCCGTTGCAAAAAATCTTGAGCAACAAGGGGAAAATGTAAAAACATCGACCAATGAAGCCAAAAGTGCCAGTGGATATATTCACACCACAATGGATGAGCTTTCATTAGCGATGAATAATCAAGCAGACGTACTCTACCAAATTGTTGAGAATATAAACACGTTGAAAGATGAAATTGTAAGTACGAACAATGAAAGTAGAAAGCTTTCAAAGGCATCCGAAGCTTTAAGTGATTTATCAACAACAGGTAATGAACTCATGGATGATTCGATAATCAGTATGAAAAAAATAGATGAGGTTGTGAATAATGCCGTTAATATGATGAAACAATTAGAAATACATGCAAGCGGTATAACATCACTCACCGATGTGATTAACAATATTTCAGCGCAAACCAATCTGTTATCGCTTAATGCGTCAATTGAAGCAGCTAGAGCCGGTGAAGCAGGAAAAGGCTTTGGTGTTGTCGCAGGGGAGATTGGAACCTTAGCGACTCAAGTGAATAAATCCGCATTAGATATAGAAGAGATTATTAAAAAAGTTCAATTGGAAACTCAAAAAGTTACAGCAGCATTATCAGAAGGTTATAAAGAAGTAGAAAATGGCATGGTGCAAATCAATCAATCAGCAGACACATTTGTACGTATTCATGAAGAAGCTGTACGTGTTGAAAAACGTGCTGTAGCTATTGATAAGAATCTTGATGAAATTGAGACCAATTCAACGAATGTAGCTCAAGCCATTGATCAAATTTCATCTATTGCAGAGGAGACATCTGCAAGTATTGAGCAAACACTTAGTGGTGTCAAAGAACAAGATGAACTATTAGGAAAGATTTTAGATGAGTCGAAAAAGATGCATGCAATTTCAGGAAAATTAAATGATAACATACGTGATTTTCAAATATAA
- the rplV gene encoding 50S ribosomal protein L22 gives MAKGHRSQIKRERNANKDTRPKAKVSFARVSPTKAKQVLDTIKGKDVATALGILAYTPRKGARVIEKLLKSAIANAENNNSLDPSTLYVAECFANKGPTMKRIRPRAQGRAFRIEKKTSHITIILNER, from the coding sequence ATGGCTAAAGGACATAGAAGTCAGATAAAACGAGAAAGAAATGCGAACAAAGATACAAGACCTAAAGCTAAAGTTTCATTCGCTCGCGTATCACCAACTAAAGCTAAACAAGTTTTAGATACAATCAAAGGTAAAGACGTTGCTACAGCACTTGGAATTTTGGCTTATACTCCAAGAAAAGGTGCTCGTGTAATCGAGAAATTATTAAAATCTGCAATTGCAAACGCAGAAAATAATAACAGTCTTGATCCATCAACGCTTTACGTTGCTGAGTGTTTTGCAAACAAAGGACCAACAATGAAGCGTATTCGACCAAGAGCGCAAGGTCGAGCGTTTAGAATAGAAAAGAAAACTAGTCATATAACAATCATCTTAAATGAAAGATAG
- the rplB gene encoding 50S ribosomal protein L2: MGIKKYNPYTPSRRHMTSSDFSEVTKKSPEKSLVVSLKKNSGRNNQGKITVRHRGGGHKIKYRMIDFKRNKDGIPAKVTAIEYDPNRTANIALIVYADGEKRYILAPNKLVVGDTLMSGPTAEVRIGNALPLANIPVGSQIHNIEMKPGKGGQLVRSAGNVAQLMAKEGKYATLRLPSGEMRMVPIDCKATLGQVGNIDHELITVGKAGRKRHMGFRPTVRGSVMNPNDHPHGGGEGRAPIGRPSPMTPWGKPALGLKTRKKKKHSNKYIVRKRGGNK, from the coding sequence ATGGGTATCAAAAAGTACAACCCATATACACCTTCCAGAAGACACATGACTTCATCAGATTTTTCCGAGGTAACAAAGAAGAGCCCAGAAAAATCACTTGTAGTAAGTCTTAAAAAGAATTCTGGACGTAATAATCAAGGTAAAATAACAGTAAGACATCGTGGTGGCGGACATAAGATTAAATATAGAATGATCGACTTCAAACGTAACAAAGATGGTATTCCAGCAAAAGTTACAGCAATTGAATACGATCCAAATCGTACAGCTAATATTGCATTAATCGTCTATGCAGATGGTGAAAAACGATATATCTTAGCACCAAACAAATTAGTTGTTGGAGATACATTAATGAGTGGACCAACAGCAGAAGTTCGTATCGGTAATGCGTTACCATTAGCGAATATTCCAGTAGGTTCTCAAATTCATAACATTGAGATGAAACCAGGTAAAGGTGGACAATTAGTTCGTTCAGCAGGAAACGTAGCTCAGTTAATGGCGAAAGAAGGAAAATATGCAACACTTCGTTTACCATCAGGTGAAATGCGAATGGTTCCAATCGATTGTAAAGCGACATTAGGACAAGTTGGTAATATTGATCATGAGCTTATCACTGTTGGTAAAGCAGGTCGTAAGCGTCACATGGGATTCCGTCCAACTGTACGTGGTTCTGTAATGAACCCGAATGACCATCCACATGGTGGTGGTGAAGGTAGAGCTCCAATCGGACGTCCAAGTCCAATGACACCATGGGGTAAACCAGCACTTGGTCTTAAGACTCGTAAGAAGAAAAAACATTCGAACAAATATATTGTAAGAAAACGCGGTGGAAACAAATAG
- the tuf gene encoding elongation factor Tu yields MSKAKFERSKPHVNIGTIGHVDHGKTTLTAAITRTLHERLGTGEAVAFDNIDKAPEERERGITISTSHVEYESNARHYAHVDCPGHADYVKNMITGAAQMDGSILVVAATDGVMAQTREHILLSRQVGVPYIVVFMNKCDMVDDEELLELVEMEIRELLNEYEFPGDDLPVIQGSALKALEDPSSEWGDKILELMEACDEFIPEPIRDTDKPFLMAVEDVFSITGRGTVATGKVDRGVLHVQDEVEIVGLSEEKRKVVCTGIEMFRKLLDEAQAGDNIGALLRGVQRDEIERGQVLAKPGTITPHTKFMAQVYVLKKDEGGRHTPFFANYRPQFYFTTTDVTGVITLPEGVEMCMPGDNIEMNIELIAPIAMEKGQKFAIREGGRTVGSGSVVEIIE; encoded by the coding sequence ATGTCTAAAGCTAAATTTGAAAGAAGCAAACCACATGTTAACATTGGTACTATTGGTCACGTTGACCATGGTAAAACAACATTAACAGCGGCAATCACTAGAACATTACATGAAAGATTAGGAACAGGTGAAGCTGTTGCATTTGATAACATTGACAAAGCTCCTGAAGAGAGAGAACGTGGAATCACAATCTCAACATCTCACGTTGAATATGAGTCAAATGCACGTCACTATGCGCACGTTGACTGCCCAGGGCATGCCGACTACGTTAAAAACATGATCACAGGAGCTGCTCAAATGGATGGTTCAATCCTTGTTGTTGCTGCTACTGATGGTGTTATGGCTCAAACTAGAGAGCATATCCTTTTATCTCGTCAGGTTGGAGTACCTTACATCGTAGTATTCATGAACAAATGTGATATGGTAGACGATGAAGAGTTACTTGAATTAGTAGAAATGGAAATTCGTGAGTTATTAAACGAGTATGAATTCCCAGGTGATGACCTTCCAGTTATCCAAGGTTCAGCTCTTAAAGCTCTTGAAGATCCAAGCAGCGAATGGGGAGACAAGATTCTTGAGTTAATGGAAGCTTGTGATGAATTTATTCCAGAACCAATTCGTGATACAGATAAGCCTTTCTTGATGGCTGTTGAGGACGTATTCTCAATTACAGGACGTGGAACAGTTGCAACTGGTAAAGTTGATCGTGGTGTTCTTCATGTTCAAGATGAAGTTGAAATCGTTGGTTTATCAGAAGAAAAACGTAAAGTTGTTTGTACTGGTATCGAGATGTTCCGTAAACTTCTTGACGAAGCTCAAGCTGGTGACAACATCGGTGCATTACTTCGTGGTGTTCAACGTGATGAGATCGAGCGTGGTCAAGTACTTGCTAAACCAGGTACAATCACTCCTCATACAAAGTTCATGGCTCAAGTTTATGTACTTAAAAAAGATGAAGGTGGCCGTCATACACCATTCTTCGCTAACTACAGACCACAATTTTACTTTACAACAACTGACGTAACAGGCGTAATCACTTTACCAGAAGGTGTTGAAATGTGTATGCCTGGTGACAACATCGAAATGAATATCGAATTGATCGCTCCAATCGCTATGGAAAAAGGTCAAAAATTCGCGATTCGTGAAGGTGGACGTACAGTTGGTTCAGGATCTGTTGTTGAGATCATTGAATAA